A genomic stretch from Penaeus monodon isolate SGIC_2016 chromosome 25, NSTDA_Pmon_1, whole genome shotgun sequence includes:
- the LOC119589099 gene encoding phenoloxidase-activating factor 2-like, translated as MDRLRLLSALVLAVMSCAASGQRIGIIATDLGVNPVPGGISGGGNVALPPGCFCIPVNQVCPFRTEVRVGFRPVVERCPDEKECCSSIGATTLPPTSPLGSCGRQSVVRDITHGPALFGELPWMTMVLNGRGSYVAGGALISSEWVLTAAHRIRNQRNLIVRLGELDFSKPQDSPQYTHRDVLIDNIIVHPQFNSQTLANDVALLHLSRPVNTAIAPHIGAVCLPSQGQIFQGRKCVVSGWGGDPNIPGNAFQNLLRVVEVPMVDPFACQQRLGTARLGANFTLDQTSFVCAGGVEGNDACTGDGGSPLVCLNDNRSWTLVGLVAWGLGCAQREVPGVYVNVASYTNFIRQFVRF; from the exons gcTGCGGTTGCTCTCCGCCCTTGTGCTAGCAGTGATGTCATGCGCGGCGTCAGGACAGAGAATTGGCATCATTGCCACGGACCTCGGCGTCAACCCTGTGCCCGGAGGCATCTCGG GGGGGGGCAACGTTGCGCTTCCGCCCGGCTGCTTCTGCATCCCGGTCAACCAAGTTTGCCCCTTCAGAACTGAAGTTCGAGTTGGATTTAGA CCGGTGGTGGAGCGTTGCCCAGATGAGAAGGAATGCTGCTCTTCCATCGGTGCGACTACGCTCCCGCCGACATCGCCCCTGGGGTCCTGTGGTAGGCAGAGCGTAGTCCGCGACATCACCCACGGCCCA GCTTTGTTCGGTGAATTGCCTTGGATGACGATGGTGCTCAACGGGAGAGGTAGCTACGTGGCAGGTGGCGCCCTCATCTCCAGCGAGTGGGTCCTGACAGCAGCTCACCGGATCCGAAATCAAAG GAACCTCATCGTGCGTCTGGGCGAGCTGGACTTCTCCAAGCCCCAGGACTCGCCCCAGTACACCCACCGAGACGTGCTGATCGACAACATCATCGTGCACCCGCAGTTCAACTCCCAGACCCTCGCCAACGACGTCGCTCTCCTGCACCTCTCCCGCCCTGTCAACACTGCAATTGCTCCGCACATCGGCGCCGTCTGCTTGCCTTCTCAGGGCCAGATCTTCCAGGGACGGAA ATGCGTCGTGTCGGGCTGGGGCGGCGACCCGAACATCCCCGGCAACGCCTTCCAGAATCTTCTCCGTGTGGTCGAGGTCCCGATGGTCGACCCCTTCGCCTGCCAGCAGCGCCTCGGAACCGCCCGCCTCGGAGCCAACTTCACCCTCGACCAAACGTCCTTCGTCTGCGCTGGGGGAGTCGAAGGGAACGACGCGTGCACC GGCGATGGCGGGTCTCCTCTTGTGTGTCTGAACGATAACAGAAGCTGGACATTGGTTGGCCTGGTTGCCTGGGGTCTCGGCTGCGCCCAGAGGGAAGTTCCAGGTGTCTATGTCAACGTTGCCTCGTATACCAACTTCATCCGACAGTTTGTAAG GTTCTGA
- the LOC119589100 gene encoding phenoloxidase-activating factor 2-like yields the protein MMRAWACALAVAVVAALVGGQNNQNVRLGLVATQLGVQPVPGSQTGQQTGNQIAGPQGCICLPVNQRCPYDGSSGSTSGAGVFDVRIVNRPGAGGECGIPGQKICCPPGVRPARPVRPPPVAPQPVPIQRSGCGGQNPIPYRQAQYAEATFGEYPWMVVVLDFGDGYKGGGVLVAPDWVLTAAHKVYNERSLKVRLGEHNVRQRQDHPNYAHLEVPIDRIIIHPNFDNQALLNDVALLHLAQPVNVNQYPHIGTACLPSPGQIFNGQTCWVTGWGKDAFETNGNFQEILKEVDVPIVDSFRCQASLQQTRLGLSFLLNQQSFICAGGIAGKDACTGDGGSPLVCPTQNGWTVVGLVAWGIGCAQGNVPGVYVNIPNMMDFIRQFVRF from the exons ATGATGAG GGCGTGGGCGTGTGCATTAGCTGTGGCCGTCGTGGCTGCGTTGGTGGGCGGCCAGAACAACCAGAACGTAAGGCTGGGGCTCGTGGCGACTCAGCTAGGTGTCCAGCCCGTTCCAGGTAGCCAGACAG GTCAGCAGACAGGTAACCAGATCGCAGGACCTCAGGGGTGCATCTGTCTTCCCGTGAACCAGCGATGTCCTTACGATGGCAGTTCAGGCTCGACGAGTGGCGCAGGAGTCTTTGATGTCAGGATCGTGAACAGG cCCGGAGCAGGCGGAGAGTGTGGCATCCCGGGGCAGAAGATATGCTGTCCCCCCGGAGTCAGACCCGCGAGGCCAGTCCGCCCCCCGCCCGTTGCCCCTCAGCCCGTACCCATTCAGCGCTCGGGCTGCGGCGGCCAGAACCCCATCCCGTACAGACAGGCACAGTATGCTGAG GCGACCTTCGGCGAGTACCCTTGGATGGTGGTCGTCCTGGACTTCGGTGACGGTTACAAGGGCGGCGGAGTCCTCGTCGCCCCCGACTGGGTCCTCACCGCTGCTCACAAAGTTTACAATGAGAG GAGCCTCAAAGTCCGTCTGGGCGAGCACAACGTCCGCCAGCGTCAGGATCACCCCAACTACGCCCACCTGGAAGTCCCGATTGACAGGATCATCATTCACCCCAATTTCGACAACCAAGCTCTTCTCAACGACGTGGCTCTCCTGCACCTCGCCCAGCCGGTCAACGTGAATCAGTACCCGCATATAGGAACGGCGTGTTTGCCTTCCCCCGGCCAGATCTTCAATGGGCAGAC GTGCTGGGTCACCGGCTGGGGCAAGGACGCCTTCGAGACAAACGGCAATTTCCAAGAAATCCTGAAGGAAGTGGACGTCCCGATCGTCGACTCTTTCCGATGCCAAGCTAGCCTCCAGCAGACGCGCCTCggactctccttcctcctcaaccAGCAGTCCTTCATCTGCGCCGGAGGAATCGCCGGCAAGGACGCTTGCACG GGCGATGGCGGATCTCCCCTGGTATGCCCCACGCAGAACGGGTGGACCGTCGTCGGCCTCGTCGCCTGGGGTATCGGGTGCGCCCAGGGCAACGTCCCGGGGGTCTACGTCAACATACCCAACATGATGGACTTTATTAGGCAATTCGTGAG ATTTTAG